A stretch of DNA from Coccidioides posadasii str. Silveira chromosome 4, complete sequence:
GCAAGAGGTAGAAAACAATTCAAGACACTGAGGACTAGAGCCGTGTATACACTAATGATTGGGTTGAGAGCTGCAGAAACAACGTTTGTTTTCAACATATTTTATATGTCAACATTTATGAACCAAGGGCCTTCTTGATGACTACTGTGGTATGTCTTGAAGCAGGAGGGATATATTCCACTCCTTGCGCTGCCATATTGGCACTTTGACAATGCCTGTTTGCCGTTTTGTGGTTTTGATTTTATAAGAGAGGCTGGAAGGAATATTTATGAACCACATAATGAGTAGTAACAATACATGCATGTAGTGATAATATTCACGGGCATGGCTGGTGGAAGGGTATAGGGCGAGGAGTGTTCCGATGCCCCTAATATATAACCATATTAGCAGTATTGTTGGTAAGATGATATGAAATATTTGTTAAATTTTGCCATTTCAGCATTCATTGCATTCAATAGTAGAGCAATCCCCATTACATGAGAAAACCCATAACAGTCATAATTGGTCCTGGATATTGTCAAGTAGTAACCGTGTAGTTATTTGGTTGAGTAGTCTGTAGAAGAGTAATTGTATCGGGCCTGTCAAAAGGCACTAGTTTGTCACTATGTAGAGCAGTCACTGGCTTCACCATCCAGTTCGGAACACATTATGTTGAACATGTTAGGGTCTTTGTATCTGTTTTGTCCTGATTTGAGGACTTGCGAAAGTTTATCAGACATATCAACCCAGCCGGACGCGAGCTGCTGCATAGTAGGAATGTTATAAAGAGCGCCTGTGGAGAAGCTCAACAAGTTGTACTTTACAACAGCTGGGCTTGTCCCATTAATTTAAATGTGAGCAATGTAGAACTAACTGTTTAGTGCATTAAATGCACATGGAGCGATGGGCAGCTTTCTGCTTTGAATCACTGGAGCACTGGCTATTCAGTGGCCAGGAGGAGAACTAAGTTGGTTTTCGTAGGCCGCATCAGCTTGGGAAAAACAAGAgacaaaggaaaaggaaTATTGCATGCTTCTTGAGTCTCTCCAGTTCTGAGTAACATTGGATACGCTCCCAAGTCGGTGGTGGCTGTGAGCTCAACAAAACATAGGCCTCCTCAAATAGCGGACTCCTAAGGCAATCTAGGGAGAATTTTAGCGCCGTTTCAGTGGATGATTGCACCCACGTCGTAGCCTGACCGTCTTGAATATACTTGCTGCGGCGAAGGGGGACATGTCCGCATCCCCGGACGCGTTGCCAACAATCTTGACCAGTCTGAGGAAGCGCCATCGGTCTGTGTTTTGTAGCCCGGTTTCGAAGCCACAAATATGAGAGGCGTACGATTTCGCTCAAGTTGTTTTCGATCCAAGGTTCGGTTTTGGTTATGTTCCTATGCCTTGTATGTATGGACGTATATACCTGTACCGAAGAAGTGTGCACGGTCAAATTGCTAATGACACAAAAGTCAAGCGTATCATGACTGTCGGCGTGGCGGCTTCAGGGATCAACACAAGATGCGACCGTGAGACCGGGAAAAACAAGCATGCCACATCATGAGCTGCTAGAACATAGCCCAAACCCCTTCTTGTTGTCAAAGGTCGGAGGGATCAAAAATGAAATGTTATTACCAAACATCAACCCAGCCCTTCGGAGCTCACACGCTGTCCAGGGTTCGAGGCCCTCATCGTTTCCCAAGttctcttttaataaagTAGCCAAGGTGCCCAATCATATCACCGGGGCCGATTTAAGAATGCCGTCCCGGAGAGTGCCAATAAATATCAATGAATCATCTGAGACCAGCGTTGAATGTGCCAGCACAGAGGGGAGCAGGTTGCAGCATAGCGGTTAAATCAATGAAGAGCACCGAATGGGTGACTTTCTGCGCCATGTTATGTGTGGACTCGGCAAGATGGCCGACAAGAAGTCGCATGTAGACCATCCGCGCAGGGACGTTGAACACCTCTACCAAGTCATCTTTCAGATTGATCGTAGAAAAATGTGGATGACACTTTATCCAACTGTCAATTAAATCAGGGTCACAATTATCAGGAACTGTCCCTCATGGGATGTTAACATAAGGGTTACACTTCCCCTGACACAGGCAAACCCTAGAAGATCTTGATCATGGACGCCATTATTCCGCCCAACAATGGAAGACTCACATTACCCGTCGGGATAGAGAGGGGAGAACAACTGCAAACTAAGGTCAGCATGAATCGAGAATTAGTTCGCGGAGGGGATTGACTCACCCTTGGGAGAGGGAGCAGAAACAACCTAGAAGAAATTAGTGGCAGGCTGGAAATTGAAAACTTCTCCCGCAACACCTGCAAAGTTGGCCACCGAGGCCAGCGTGACCTAATTATTAGTTGGGGTGTGAAGCTCACTAGAGATTGGGAAACccagtacagagtacttaTGTAGACCTGTAGAACCAAGGCCTACGGATTGACCCACCTTCGCGAaagagggagggagagacAGGCTTCCTCCaagggaggagagggagagtAGGAGGAGAATAGTAATGGCAGAGGAGCCATTATTCTGAATTTCCGGGATCATGAATTAGCAACTTTTTATCACCTAAAAGGCAATGTATTCCTGATAGTCTCCAAGAAACATTCGTATCTCCTTTATGTTTGCTTGATTGACTGTAGCACTCAAATCTTTCGAACGTCGGGATACTGGGTCATTCCAGACTGTGCCTTTGTTAGACGGTCGGGTTGGATGCCTGTTTGCAGCAGATCGCTGTGGTTTGGCAACATATAATCACAGCTTTGGTACTCTGTAGTCGCTTTTTTCTCAGGACAGAGACACGTTTTTCTTCAAATCAAATTGTGAGGCCAGGAACTCTCACTTTCCACCCTGGATATGAGATTAGCGATGCCACACCCCCAAATCAAGACTGTATCTTGTGCTTCAGAGACTGACGAATGTAGTCGAGAAGCTGCGATCTATAAGTCAATTTATCCAAGAGATCCTGATAAGCGAGCAAATATCTTCGCAGCTAATCGAGATGTGAGTTGTGACCATTAAAAGATGCTGCAGTGAAAAGCCAATTGCGCTAGATATGAAGTGAAGTACGAAGTAGAGTCTGCACCATTTCAGCAGTTCGAGGTGATGCGGGAAAGCAGCCAAGTCGGAGAAAACTGAAAAACGCAAAGTCAAAAAGGGGGCTTTTAGCTCGAGTTATAACTTAGCCGAGCCACTCTGAGCGAGTGATGTCCTCCCGGTTTAATATGCCAAAGTCACTTGTCGCTTATTGTACGAAgtatttcattttcattttcattttcattttcattttcattttatatttttatcttttatttcaattccccccccccctctctttTACATCAATCTTCTCAGCTAGATGATATGGAATATAGTCATTATATTTTTTGTTCTCGTATTCTTGTCTTGGGGATCTTGTTCTGGTGTTTTGGTCCAAGCAGACACGATACTCTCTATTTCCCCCTGGACAAAAACACTTTCAGCTGGTGATGGACCCTGAGGCTTAAGGGAATCTCACCTTTCTCAGGATTCTGACGCCGTTTGTGAGGTCCGTCCGCAGAAACTGCTGATGGTTATCCCAACAGTGAGGCGAACACATTCTGCGAGGTAGACGTGGGTAACTATGGATAGTAAGTACAGGGTACACGGCAGATGCTCTGAACATCGGGAGCTAGGCTAAATGAGGGAAAAAGGATCGGAAGAGCCGGGCCTACGGGTTTTGGCTTCATGGCCAGCGCTAATTGTATTCGGAGAGATTGCTGGGGTGCCTGCAGCTTGCCTGCATTGCTCGCAAAGTCCTCCAATGATAAGTGGCGGCGCAGCAACAAAGATCAGGGGAGTCGCCATGCATAACCGCCCATGAAATCACTGCCCTGGCTACGGAGTAGTACCCAGCATGTAGACTTAAGTAGGCCTCTTCCCCCGGCGCCTAACTCTCACGGAGACACAGCAGCTTTTCTCACCGGTGCCCATGCAAAAATACTTTGACCTTTTACCGCGTCTACGTGTTTGTGTAACTTCTCATTCTCAACATGGCCCTTCAATCCTTCGATAGCGATGCTCTAGGCCAGCTACAGTCTGAGCAGTCACAGCTGCTCGACGCCATCGATGAGCTGCGATCGCTGCACCTGGGCCACCTCGTCGAGCTACCTCAGTTAATCGTCTGTGGCGATCAGTCAAGCGGCAAAAGCTCAGTGTTGGAAGCCATTTCGCGTGTGCGGTTTCCGGCCAAGGGTGGTGTCTGCACCCGATTTGCAACTGAGGTTATCCTGCGAAGAAAACCTGATTCGGGTATCAAGGTCACGATAGAGCCAGGCCCTTCTcgaatggatgaagaggagaagaggcGACTCCGTAATTTCCCGACTACATTGGCGCCCGACACCCCACTCTCTACCCTGATCGAGTCGGCGAAGGAGTGCATGGGAATCTCCTCAACAGACGAAAGAACGGCAGGCTTCAGCGACGATGTACTCAAAGTCGAAATTAGCGGGCCTGACAAGCCAGGACTGACTCTCGTTGACTTGCCTGGCTTGTATCATGCTAAAAGCAAAGAGCAGGGTGCCCAAGGAATCCCAATTGTCCGCAATCTGGTCAAGTCATACATGAGCAACCAACGGAGCCTTATACTTGCAGTTATTTCTGCCAAGAACGAATACAACAACCAAGAGGTCTTGGATCTTGCGGAAAAATACGACAAGAAGCGCGAACGAACTCTTGCTATTGTAACCAAACCAGACACGCTGCCGAAAGGCTCTGAGGAAGAACAGATGTATATTGACCTTGTGAACAATGAGCGGATCAAACTCCAGCTTGGGTGGCATGCGCTGAGAAATCGGGATTACGACACACGGGATATCTCTGATGGTGGCAGGGATGAGATGGAGCGGGAGTTCTTTTCAGATGGCCAGTGGACCAACGTCCCTCGTGGATATGTTGGGATAGACACTCTGAGACCCAAGTTGAGCACCATTTTACTAGACCATATCAGTCGCAGTCTACCTAGTCTTATCAAAGATATTGAAAGCAAGATTTGCGACCGTCAAGCCAAGCTAGACCAGCTTGGAGAAGAACGCGCTACTGCTGGGCAAAAGCGGTCATATCTCCTCAACGTGAGCAGTCGATTTGAGAAAATCACGAGCCAGGCAGTCAATGGCATGTACGTGGATGGTTTTTTCGGGGGGATCTACGCGACGTCCGCTACATCAGACTTTAAGAGGCTTCGAGCTGCCGTTCGACGCTTGAATGAAAGCTTTGCCTTAGATATGATGAATAAAGGTTGTCGTCGGCGCATTGTTCACGAGGGTCCTAAGTGTGGACCCCAAGACCGGCGACCCGAAATCCCGACTAACTCCTCAGTGGGGAATTGCAGCGATTCTGCAACGATTACGGTAGCTGACCTTGAGAAAGAGGTTAGCGAAATGGCAAGAAAAAACCGAGGAATTGAACTTCCAGGCACTTCCAACCAAGTTCTCGTCGGAGAGCTTTTCCGCGATCAGTCCAAACCATGGGAGGGCATTGCAGAGACATATCTGACAAAAGTTTGGCGTGCAATCAAGGATTTTACAGAGCTGCTGCTGCTACATctcactgagaaagctaccTACAGAACCC
This window harbors:
- a CDS encoding uncharacterized protein (SECRETED:SignalP(1-29)); protein product: MIPEIQNNGSSAITILLLLSLSSLGGSLSLPPSFAKVVSAPSPKVVLPSLSRRVIWIKCHPHFSTINLKDDLVEVFNVPARMVYMRLLVGHLAESTHNMAQKVTHSVLFIDLTAMLQPAPLCAGTFNAGLR
- a CDS encoding uncharacterized protein (EggNog:ENOG410PKHT~COG:U), which gives rise to MALQSFDSDALGQLQSEQSQLLDAIDELRSLHLGHLVELPQLIVCGDQSSGKSSVLEAISRVRFPAKGGVCTRFATEVILRRKPDSGIKVTIEPGPSRMDEEEKRRLRNFPTTLAPDTPLSTLIESAKECMGISSTDERTAGFSDDVLKVEISGPDKPGLTLVDLPGLYHAKSKEQGAQGIPIVRNLVKSYMSNQRSLILAVISAKNEYNNQEVLDLAEKYDKKRERTLAIVTKPDTLPKGSEEEQMYIDLVNNERIKLQLGWHALRNRDYDTRDISDGGRDEMEREFFSDGQWTNVPRGYVGIDTLRPKLSTILLDHISRSLPSLIKDIESKICDRQAKLDQLGEERATAGQKRSYLLNVSSRFEKITSQAVNGMYVDGFFGGIYATSATSDFKRLRAAVRRLNESFALDMMNKGCRRRIVHEGPKCGPQDRRPEIPTNSSVGNCSDSATITVADLEKEVSEMARKNRGIELPGTSNQVLVGELFRDQSKPWEGIAETYLTKVWRAIKDFTELLLLHLTEKATYRTLMSGILNPALETMKERALQKLQELVFHHKNGHPLPFDGEFLKSMDVRRQERRLALLERKLLETSASAANDKSKAIFSFRDIQKAVSDLEEDSGNQFAAREIIDLMEVYYNMARTTFIDNVAILVTENCLITPLQTIFTALTVSNMDDQEIRRLAAEPIYVQRNREQFRSELSRLNAALKVCKHHITGTEALFDTRVNGAPNLLQVVSERREGPTHSSSTADLSKDSTARIQNKEKNSAGLVSQKPIRTPSIFDTPPSAAPSDVKTATNAVFQTNSSAPAPSTKKFDISGTCMESSGATKTAALATSKSTSLFSNSSMFSFPRDVANLGNDSPGTKEDPSGFPPRHSGGFQYSGKPFGDVKTVSGSGFGSTPETGGFSFGNPVVSAAAPKPHSGFGRPREETPSTKGLGNG
- a CDS encoding uncharacterized protein (EggNog:ENOG410PKHT~COG:U) yields the protein MALQSFDSDALGQLQSEQSQLLDAIDELRSLHLGHLVELPQLIVCGDQSSGKSSVLEAISRVRFPAKGGVCTRFATEVILRRKPDSGIKVTIEPGPSRMDEEEKRRLRNFPTTLAPDTPLSTLIESAKECMGISSTDERTAGFSDDVLKVEISGPDKPGLTLVDLPGLYHAKSKEQGAQGIPIVRNLVKSYMSNQRSLILAVISAKNEYNNQEVLDLAEKYDKKRERTLAIVTKPDTLPKGSEEEQMYIDLVNNERIKLQLGWHALRNRDYDTRDISDGGRDEMEREFFSDGQWTNVPRGYVGIDTLRPKLSTILLDHISRSLPSLIKDIESKICDRQAKLDQLGEERATAGQKRSYLLNVSSRFEKITSQAVNGMYVDGFFGGIYATSATSDFKRLRAAVRRLNESFALDMMNKGCRRRIVHEGPKCGPQDRRPEIPTNSSVGNCSDSATITVADLEKEVSEMARKNRGIELPGTSNQVLVGELFRDQSKPWEGIAETYLTKVWRAIKDFTELLLLHLTEKATYRTLMSGILNPALETMKERALQKLQELVFHHKNGHPLPFDGEFLKSMDVRRQERRLALLERKLLETSASAANDKSKAIFSFRDIQKAVSDLEEDSGNQFAAREIIDLMEVYYNMARTTFIDNVAILVTENCLITPLQTIFTALTVSNMDDQEIRRLAAEPIYVQRNREQFRSELSRLNAALKVCKHHITGTEALFDTRVNGAPNLLQVVSERREGPTHSSSTADLSKDSTARIQNKEKNSAGLVSQKPIRTPSIFDTPPSAAPSDVKTATNAVFQTNSSAPAPSTKKFDISGTCMESSGATKTAALATSKSTSLFSNSSMFSFPRDVANLGNDSPGTKEDPSGFPPRHSGGFQYSGKPFGDVKTVSGSGFGSTPETGGFSFGNPVVSAAAPKPHSGFGRPREETPSTKGLGNGPYFEERPTLYNGICTDYFYSITSLLTNNSFEELRLADYALEGLSPS